From Nycticebus coucang isolate mNycCou1 chromosome 6, mNycCou1.pri, whole genome shotgun sequence, the proteins below share one genomic window:
- the TIPIN gene encoding TIMELESS-interacting protein, giving the protein MLEPQENGLFDLPDYEHIEDETFPPFPPPASPGRQNGEEAELDEDSGSGVPVPVPPKRTVKRNIPKLDAQRLTSERGLPALRNLFDKAKFKGKGHEAEDLKMLIRHMEHWAHRLFPKLQFEDFIERVEYLGNKKEVQTCLKRIRLDLPILHEDFVNDDEVGENNGHDVSATDLDPFLTNSSASEKFASESNRILTEEQQERIERNKQLALERRQAKLLSNSQSLGNDMLMNTEIVEEVNTGEDQEEESDGLNKDILDSPHNDVPANTLNEEEELKLEETQLD; this is encoded by the exons ATGTTAGAACCACAGGAGAATGGCCTGTTTGACCTACCAGATTATGAGCATATAGAAGATGaaacttttcctcctttcccacctcCAGCTTCTCCAGGGAGACAAAATGGTGAAGAAGCTGAACTTGATGAAG ATTCAGGAAGTGGAGTACCTGTTCCTGTACCTCCAAAGAGAACAGTTAAAAGGAATATACCCAAGCTGGATGCTCAAAG attAACTTCAGAGAGAGGCCTTCCAGCCTTAAGGAATTTGTTTGATAAGGCAAAATTCAAAGGTAAAGGTCATGAG GCTGAAGACTTGAAGATGCTAATCAGACACATGGAGCATTGGGCACATAGGCTATTCCCTAAACTGCAATTTGAGGATTTTATTGAAAGAGTTGAATACCTGGGAAATAAGAAGGAGGTTCAG aCCTGTTTAAAACGAATTCGACTTGATCTCCCTATTTTACATGAAGATTTTGTTAATGATG ATGAAGTAGGGGAAAATAATGGCCATGATGTATCTGCTACTGATTTAGATCCCTTTTTGACAAACTCATCTGCAAGTGAGAAGTTTGCTTCTGAGTCAAATAGAATCCTAACAGAAGAGCAACAAGAAAGAATCGAGAGAAATAAACAACTGGCCTTGGAAAGAAGACAGGCAAAGCTACTGAGTAATAGTCAGTCCCTaggaaatg ACATGTTAATGAACACAGAGATAGTTGAAGAGGTTAATACTGGTGAGGATCAAGAGGAGGAGTCAGATGGACTAAACAAAGACATTCTGGACAGTCCACATAATGACGTTCCTGCTAATACTTTAAATGAAGAGGAGGAATTAAAATTAGAGGAAACTCAACTGGACTAA